The genomic window GTGGACCGCATCAAGACCCTGCTCCCGCAGCTCCAGGCGTCCATCCCCGCCGCGGTGAAGATGCAGATCCTCACGGACCGCACCACCACCATCCGCGCCTCGGTGGAGGACGTGGAGTTCGAGCTGATGCTCACCATCGCCCTGGTGATCCTGGTGATCTTCCTGTTCCTGCGGACCTTCGCGGCCACGATCATTCCCAGCTTCGCCGTCCCGCTGTCCCTGGTGGGCACCTTCGCGGTGATGTACGTCCTGGGCTACAGCCTGAACAACCTCACCCTCATGGCCCTGACCATCTCCACCGGCTTCGTGGTGGACGACGCCATCGTCATGATCGAGAACATCATGCGGTACATCGAGGAGGGCGTGCCGCCCATGGAGGCGGCGCTGCGCGGCTCGGAGCAGATCGGCTTCACCATCGTGAGCCTGACGGTCTCGCTCATCGCGGTGCTCATCCCCCTGCTGTTCATGGGCGACATCGTGGGCAGGCTATTCCGGGAGTTCGCCGTGACCCTGGCCGTGACGATCATCGTGTCGGCCGTGGTGTCCCTGACGCTCACCCCCATGATGTGCGCGCGGCTCCTGCGCAACCAGGCCGAGCACGAGAAGGGCCGGTTCTACCAGTCTTCCGAGCGGGTCTTCAAGGCCGTCATCGCCTTCTACGGCCGCACCCTCACCTGGGTCCTCAAGCGCCAGACCGCCACCCTGTGGGTGGCCGTGGGCACCCTGGGCGTCACGGTGCTGCTGTACGTCTGGATCCCCAAGGGATTCTTCCCCGTGCAGGACACCGGGGTGATCCTGGGCATCTCCGAGGCCCCCCAGACGGTATCGTTCAAGGCCATGGCCCGCAAGCAGCAGGAACTGGCCGAGGTGATCCTCCTGGATCCGGCGGTGGAGAGCCTGTCCTCCTTCATCGGCGTCGACGGCACCAACTCCACGCTCAACTCCGGCCGCATCCAGATCAACCTCAAGCCCCTGGACGAACGCAAGCTCAGCGCAAGCGACATCATCCGGCGCATCAAGCCCGAGCTGGAGCGCATCGACGGCATCAAGCTCTACATGCAGCCCGTGCAGGATCTCACGGTCGAGGACCGGGTCAGCCGCACCCAGTACCAGTACTCCATGGAGGACCCCGACTCCAAGGTCCTGGGCACCTGGGTGCCCCGGTTCGTGGCCGAGATCTCGAAGATCCCCATCCTGCGCGACGTGGCCAGCGACCTCCAGGACAACGGCCTCCAGACGCGCCTGGTCATCGACCGCTCCAGCGCCGCGCGCCTGGGCATCACGCCCAAGATGCTGGACGACGCCCTGTACGACGCCTTCGGCCAGCGCCAGATCTCCACCATCTTCACGGAGCTGAACCAGACCCGCGTGGTCCTGGAGACCATGGAGGGATTCCGGGAGGGGCCCCGCGCCCTGGACAACGTCTTCCTCAAGTCCTCCACGGGCGGGGCCGTGCCCATCACGGCCATCACCCGGGTGGAGAACAATTTCGCGCCACTGGCCATCAACCACCAGGGGCAGTTCCCCGCGGCCACCATCTCCTTCAACCTGGCCCGGGGCGCCTCCATCGGCGACGCGGTCAAGGAGATCGAGAAGGTCCGGGCCCGCATGGACATGCCCGGCAGCCTCCAGTCCGAGTTCAAGGGCACGGCCCAGGCCTTCCGGGCATCGCTGGTCAACACGCCGTTCCTCATCCTGGCCGCCCTGGTGACCATGTACATCCTGCTGGGCGTCCTGTACGAGAGCTACATCCATCCCGTGACCATCCTCTCCACCCTGCCGTCGGCGGGCGTGGGGGCCCTGCTGTCCCTCATGATCTGCCGCACCGACTTCAGCGTCATCGCGCTCATCGGCATCATCCTGCTCATCGGCATCGTGAAGAAGAACGCCATCCTGATGATCGACTTCGCCATCGACGCCGAGCGCAAGGAGGGCCTGCCCCCGGAGGAGGCCATCTACCAGGCCTGCCTGCTTCGCTTCCGGCCCATCATGATGACCACCATGGCCGCGCTCCTGGGCGCGGTCCCCCTGGCCATGGGCACGGGCGTGGGCGCCGAGCTCCGCCGGCCCCTGGGCATCTCCATCATCGGCGGCCTCATCTTCAGCCAGGTGCTGACCCTCTACACCACCCCGGTCATCTACCTCGCCTTCGACCGCATCGCGCGCCGGCTCAGGGGCCTGCGCAAGGCCGGCGTCCCGGCCGAGGCCCGATGAGCATTTCCGCCCCGTTCATCCGGCGGCCCATCGCCACCTCCCTCCTGACCATCGCCATCGCCCTGGCCGGGAGCCTGGCGTTCAAGTTCCTGCCGGTGTCCCCGCTGCCCCAGGTGGAGTTCCCCACCATCCAGGTGTCGGCGGGCCTGCCCGGCGCCAGCCCCGAGACCATGGCCTCCTCGGTGGCCACGCCCCTGGAGCGGCAGTTCGGGCGCATCGCGGGCATCACGGAGATGACCTCCAACAGCTCCCTGGGATCCACCAGCATCACCCTGCAGTTCGACCTGAACCGCAACATCGACGCGGCCGCGCGCGACGTGCAGGCCGCCATCAACGCCGCCCGGGGCCAGCTGCCCGCCAACCTCCCCAACAACCCCCGCTACCGCAAGGTCAACCCCGCGGACGCCCCGGTGATGCTCTTCGCGCTCACCTCGGACATCGTTCCGCGGCAGAACATGTACGACATCGCCTCCAAGGTCCTGCAGCAGCGCCTTTCCCAGGTGCCCGGGGTCGGCCAGGTCTTCGTGTGGGGCGGCGCCCTGCCCGCGGTGCGGGTGGAGGTGGATCCCGACGCCCTCCACGCCCGGGGCCTCGGCCTCGAGGACGTGCGCCGGGTCCTGGTGGCGGCCAACGTCAACCAGCCCAAGGGCTCGCTGACCACCGAAGGCACCACCAGCATCATCAACACCACCGACCAGCTGCTCAAGGCCAAGGACTACGGGGACCTGGTCATCGCCTTCAAGGGCGGCACCGCCCTGAGGGTGGCGGACGTGGCCAAGGTCACCGACTCCGTGGAGGACCTGCGCAACGACGGCCTCACCAACGGCAAGCCCTCGGTGAGCATGGCCGTCTTCCGGCAGCCCGGGGCCAACATCATCGACACCGTGGACGCGGTGCGGGCCCTGGAGCCCCAGCTCAAGGCCTCCCTCCCGCCCTCCGTGACCTTCGAAGAGGTGCTCGACGCCACCCAGACCATCCGGGCCTCGGTCAAGGACGTGGAACGGACCCTGCTGATTTCCATCGGGCTGGTGATCCTGGTGGTCTTCATCTTCCTGCGGGACTGGCGCTCGACGCTGATTCCCAGTGTCGCCGTGCCGGTGTCCCTGGTGGGCACCTTCGGCGTGATGTACCTGCTGGGCTACAGCGTGGACAACCTCTCCCTCATGGCGCTGACGGTCGCCACCGGCTTCGTGGTGGACGACGCCATCGTGGTCGTGGAGAACATCACCCGGCACCTGGAGGGGGGCCTGGCCCCCTACGAGGCGGCCATGGAGGGGGCGCGGGAGATCGGGTTCACCGTGCTCTCCATCAGCATCTCGCTTTGCGCCGTGTTCATCCCCATCCTCCTCATGGGCGGCATCGTGGGCCGGCTCTTCCGGGAGTTCGCCGTCACCCTGTCGGTGGCCATCCTCATGTCCATGGTCGTTTCGCTCACCACCACGCCCATGATGTGCGCCCGGCTCCTGCGGCCGGCCTCCGAGGCCCACCACGGCAGGCTCTTCCTGGCCTCCGAGCGGTGGTTCAAGGCGGTCCTGGGCGGCTACGAGCGCAGCCTCTCCTGGGTCCTGCGGCACAAGCGGCTGACCTTCATGACGGCCCTGGGCACCGCGGCCGCCACGGTCCTGCTCTACATCTTCGTGCCCAAGGGCTTCTTCCCCCAGCAGGACACGGGCCGGATCATGGGCGCCATCCAGGCCGACCAGTCCATCTCCTTCCAGGCCATGAAGGGCCGGCTGCGGGAGTTCGTCACCATCGTCAAGGCCGACCCGGCGGTGAGCGCGGTCTCGGGCTCCGTGGGCGGCGGCGGCACCACCAACACCGGCCGGGTCTTCGTGGCCCTCAAGCCCATGAACGAGCGGGACGTCAACGCCGACCAGATCATCAACCGCCTGCGTGGCAAGCTCTCCAAGGTCGCCGGAGCCACCCTCTACCTCCAGCCGGTGCAGGACATCCGCATCGGGGGCCGGGGCGGCAACGCCCAGTTCCAGTACACCCTGCAGGGGGACGAGTCCCGGGAGCTGTTCCAGTGGGCCCCCCGCGTCTTCGAGAAGATGCGGGGCATCAAGGAACTGGCCGACGTGAACACCGACCAGCAGAACCAGGGCCTCCAGGCCAGCGTGGTGGTGGACCGCCCCACCGCGGCGCGCCTGGGCGTGACGCCCCAGATGATCGACAACACGCTCTACGACGCCTTCGGGCAGCGGCCGGTCTCGACCATGTACACCGACCTCATCCAGTACCACGTGGTGCTGGAGGTGGCCCCCGCCTACTGGCAGAACCCCGAATCCCTGGACAAGATCTACGTGCACTCCACCACCGGGGCCATGGTGCCCCTTTCGGCCTTCGCGAAGTTCAGCCGGGAGACCACCCTGCTGGCGGTGGCCCACCAGGGCCAGCTGCCCTCGGTGACCATCACCTTCAACCTGGCCCCCGGGGTCGCCATCGGCGACGCGGTGACGGCCATCGAGAAGGCCCAGGAGCAGATCCGGCTCCCGGCCACCATCCGGGGCAATTTCATGGGCACGGCCCAGGCCTTCAAGGCCTCCCTGGCCAACGAGCCCATCCTGGTGCTGGCGGCCTTCCTGGCGGTGTACCTCGTGCTGGGCATCCTCTACGAGAGCCTGATCCACCCCCTGACCATCCTCTCCACGCTGCCGTCGGCGGGCCTGGGCGCCCTGGTGGCCCTGCTCATCTGCGGCACGGAACTGAGCTTCATCGCCTTCATCGGCATCATCCTGCTCATCGGCATCGTGAAGAAGAACGCCATCCTGATGATCGACTTCGCCATCGAGGCCGAGCGCCGGGAAGGCCTGACCACCGAGGAGGCCATCTTCCAGGCCTGCCTCCTGCGGTTCCGGCCCATCACCATGACCACCATGGCCGCCCTTCTGGGAGGCCTGCCCCTGGCCCTGGGCCGCGGCGCGGGCGCGGAGCTGCGCCGCCCCCTGGGCATCGCCATCGTGGGGGGCCTCATCGTCAGCCAGGTGCTGACCATCTACACGACGCCCGTGATCTACATCTACATGGCGCGGTTCAGCCGGTGGTTCGTGGCGGCCAAGGACCGGTTCCTGGGGCGCCTCCGGGGGGCTCCCGTCCTGGAAAGTTGAAAACATCAGGGGATCGGGGCATGATGGGGTTCATTCCCGGGATCTCCTGATGGGCCGAAAGCGGACGGTGGCGAACGACGTTCCCCAGGATGCGGGATGACCGGGCCGTCCCCCGAGCCCAACGAGCTCTACCTGAGCGAGCAGCGCTTCCAGGCCATCTATGATTCCGTGAACGACGGGATCCTCATCCAGGACCTGGAAAGCGGCGCCACCCTGGACGTGAACCGCCGCTTCGGCGAGTTCCTGGGGCTCAGCCAGCAGCGGCTGCTGGGCATGGAGCTGGCCGACACCGGCCTGGGCATCTGGCCCTACACCCGGGAGGTGGCCATCGACTGGGCCATGAAGGCCATCGAAGGCGAGCCCCAGACCTTCGACTGGCTCTGCCCGCATCCCTCCGGGCAGCTGGTGTGGCTCGAGCTGAACATGCGCCGCACGAACATCGGCGGCGTGGACCGCCTCCTGGTGACCGCCGGCAACATCACCGCCCGCAAGCGCCTGGAGATGGAGGCCACCGCCCGGCTCAAGCGGGCCGAGGCCCAGAACGCGGTGTCCCTCGCCCTGGCCGGCGTGGGCCCGGACTACGGGACCGCCCTCAAGCTCATCGCCCAGCACATGTCCTCCTCCGTGGGAGACCTGTGCATCCTCGACCTGGTGGGGGAGGACGGCCTCCTGCACACGGAAGTGGTCAGCCAGCCCTACATCGGCGGGGACGCCTACCTCCCCCTTCTGCGCAACCTGGCCCCCACGGCCACGGGGGTGCTGGGCCCCGGCGCGCTGCTGGGGGCGGGCCAGGTGGCTGGAACGGGCCAGAGCCTGCGCCTGGAGCGCGCCACGCCCGAGGGCATCCGCGAGCACCTGCCCCCCGCCTACCACCCGTACCTCGACCACTTCCGCGTCCACAGCCTCCTGGTGGCGCCCATGCGCACCGAGGGCAGCACCATCGGCACCATCACCCTGGCCAAGGGGGGCTCCTCGCGGGCCTACTCCATGGAGGACGAGGCCACCCTCCAGAGCCTGGCGGACCGGGCCGCCCTCACCATCACCAACGCCCGCCTCTACGCCAGGAACCTGGAGCAGGCCGAGGCGCTGCGCAGGGCCAACCAGGAACTGGAGCGGCGCGTGGAGGAGCGCACCGCGGAGCTGGAGGACGCCAACGCGCGGCTCCAGGAGATGGCCATGCAGGACGGCCTCACGGGGCTCGCCAACCGCAGGCGCTTCGACGCGGTCCTGGAGAGCGAGGTCCGCCGCGCCCGGCGCACCGGGGGCTGGGTCGCGCTCCTCCTGGGGGACGTGGACTTCTTCAAGAAATACAACGACCACTATGGGCACATGGCCGGGGACGAATGCCTCAAGGCCGTGGCGAAGGTCATGCGCGAGGTGTTCCGGCGCGCCGACGACCTCCCGGCCCGGTATGGAGGGGAGGAGTTCGCCGTGATCATCTCGGGCTCGACCCCCGAACAGGCCGCGTTCTCCGCCCAGATGTTCCGCAAGGCGGTGGAGTCCCTGCGCATCCCCCACGCCGACTCCTCCGTGGCCGAGGTGGTGACGATCAGCGTGGGCTACGCCGTGGCCCAGGTGAGCGCCGAGTCGAGCCCCGCCTGGTTCATCTCCAGGGCGGACGAGGGGCTCTACATCAGCAAGGCCAACGGCCGGAACCGGGTCAGCCTGGCGGACTAGACCGGGTTCGTGAATTCTAGGCGGCAGTCGCCATGCAACCCTGGCGGCAAGCCTGGGCCGGTCCATCGAATTGTGGGATCCTCAGCATCCGCCCGGTCGATGCATCACTGGTCGAATGTTTCATTCGGGAACTGGCGGAGCCGCTTCCGGGGCGGGAATGTCAAGATCCATGGAAGAGCAAAGACCTTCTTCACCTCAGTGACCTTTTCCTGGATCTCCTTCGCAGGCAGGCAGGTGTGCATGATTGCCGCCTTTCCTGCCGTGACCCCCTCTACTTTTTTTTAAGGGACCGCTCCATGAAAAATCTTCAGGCCTATGGCATCGTGATGGCGCTGGCCGCCAGTCTGGGAGGGCCGTTGGCGGCCCAGGGCGTTCCAGCCCCCGCAGCCGAGGAATCCGGGTTCTCCGCCGACCTCAAGCTGCACTACGCCTATACCCCGCAGAACAGGGACCAGCTCCACTACGACTACCAGATCATCGGAGTGGATTTCGGCCTGCAGACCGGGCTGGGGCGGGTCGGCGCGGAGGTGGGCTGGCTCTACAAGACCGGCGACGGGTTCGTCGCGCCCCTGCCGGCAAATCCCACCAACGGCAAGGCGCCCATCTCCCGGGGATTCTCGGGCGATGCCCGCCGCAACGATCTCAATGGCCTTCTGCTCCGCCTCTCCCTTTCCCGGCCCTTTCTGGGGGGATGGACGTGGCAGGCCGGCCTCCAGATCGGCGGCACCCAGTGGAACCAGCAGTACTTCGGCGACACCACGGGCAACTACGTGGCCTCGAACCCCGCCCGGTGGGACTGGCGCGATCTCTACAACGGCAACCTGAAGGGGAGCTACAAGGGCCTCAGCCCCTACGCCGGCGTCAAGACCGAGATCGGGCACAACGGCGCCCTGGAGTTCAACCTCGTCGTCCTCAACTACCAGACCAAGAACTACGTCCACTATGCCGGCACCGCCGGCGGGGGCTACAAGACGTTCAAGAACTCTTCCAACGTCAACGTATACAACGTATCGGAGCAGAACGACTTCCCGCTGGACACCTTCGTGACCCGGAAGCGCTACGTGCCCCACTTCGAAATCGCCTACGTCTATCACTTCTAGAACCGCTGGAGCCGGAA from Geothrix sp. 21YS21S-2 includes these protein-coding regions:
- a CDS encoding multidrug efflux RND transporter permease subunit, with the protein product MNPSRPFILRPIATSLLMAGIMLVGILGFKQLPVSALPQVDYPTIQVQTFYPGASPDVVATAITAPLERQFGQLPGLNQMTSSSSEGSSLVTLQFVLDLNIDVAEQQVQAAVNAAGTYLPADLPNPPIYSKTNPADAPILTLALSSDTLALPKVEEFADTRLAQKISQLPGVGLVSISGGQKPAVRVQANPAALASYGLSLADIRTAVGAANVNQAKGAFDGKMQSYAIGANDQLLSSAQYKPLVIAYKNGNPITLQDVATVVDGTENAKLAAWMNRTPAVILNIQRQPGANIIAVVDRIKTLLPQLQASIPAAVKMQILTDRTTTIRASVEDVEFELMLTIALVILVIFLFLRTFAATIIPSFAVPLSLVGTFAVMYVLGYSLNNLTLMALTISTGFVVDDAIVMIENIMRYIEEGVPPMEAALRGSEQIGFTIVSLTVSLIAVLIPLLFMGDIVGRLFREFAVTLAVTIIVSAVVSLTLTPMMCARLLRNQAEHEKGRFYQSSERVFKAVIAFYGRTLTWVLKRQTATLWVAVGTLGVTVLLYVWIPKGFFPVQDTGVILGISEAPQTVSFKAMARKQQELAEVILLDPAVESLSSFIGVDGTNSTLNSGRIQINLKPLDERKLSASDIIRRIKPELERIDGIKLYMQPVQDLTVEDRVSRTQYQYSMEDPDSKVLGTWVPRFVAEISKIPILRDVASDLQDNGLQTRLVIDRSSAARLGITPKMLDDALYDAFGQRQISTIFTELNQTRVVLETMEGFREGPRALDNVFLKSSTGGAVPITAITRVENNFAPLAINHQGQFPAATISFNLARGASIGDAVKEIEKVRARMDMPGSLQSEFKGTAQAFRASLVNTPFLILAALVTMYILLGVLYESYIHPVTILSTLPSAGVGALLSLMICRTDFSVIALIGIILLIGIVKKNAILMIDFAIDAERKEGLPPEEAIYQACLLRFRPIMMTTMAALLGAVPLAMGTGVGAELRRPLGISIIGGLIFSQVLTLYTTPVIYLAFDRIARRLRGLRKAGVPAEAR
- a CDS encoding multidrug efflux RND transporter permease subunit encodes the protein MSISAPFIRRPIATSLLTIAIALAGSLAFKFLPVSPLPQVEFPTIQVSAGLPGASPETMASSVATPLERQFGRIAGITEMTSNSSLGSTSITLQFDLNRNIDAAARDVQAAINAARGQLPANLPNNPRYRKVNPADAPVMLFALTSDIVPRQNMYDIASKVLQQRLSQVPGVGQVFVWGGALPAVRVEVDPDALHARGLGLEDVRRVLVAANVNQPKGSLTTEGTTSIINTTDQLLKAKDYGDLVIAFKGGTALRVADVAKVTDSVEDLRNDGLTNGKPSVSMAVFRQPGANIIDTVDAVRALEPQLKASLPPSVTFEEVLDATQTIRASVKDVERTLLISIGLVILVVFIFLRDWRSTLIPSVAVPVSLVGTFGVMYLLGYSVDNLSLMALTVATGFVVDDAIVVVENITRHLEGGLAPYEAAMEGAREIGFTVLSISISLCAVFIPILLMGGIVGRLFREFAVTLSVAILMSMVVSLTTTPMMCARLLRPASEAHHGRLFLASERWFKAVLGGYERSLSWVLRHKRLTFMTALGTAAATVLLYIFVPKGFFPQQDTGRIMGAIQADQSISFQAMKGRLREFVTIVKADPAVSAVSGSVGGGGTTNTGRVFVALKPMNERDVNADQIINRLRGKLSKVAGATLYLQPVQDIRIGGRGGNAQFQYTLQGDESRELFQWAPRVFEKMRGIKELADVNTDQQNQGLQASVVVDRPTAARLGVTPQMIDNTLYDAFGQRPVSTMYTDLIQYHVVLEVAPAYWQNPESLDKIYVHSTTGAMVPLSAFAKFSRETTLLAVAHQGQLPSVTITFNLAPGVAIGDAVTAIEKAQEQIRLPATIRGNFMGTAQAFKASLANEPILVLAAFLAVYLVLGILYESLIHPLTILSTLPSAGLGALVALLICGTELSFIAFIGIILLIGIVKKNAILMIDFAIEAERREGLTTEEAIFQACLLRFRPITMTTMAALLGGLPLALGRGAGAELRRPLGIAIVGGLIVSQVLTIYTTPVIYIYMARFSRWFVAAKDRFLGRLRGAPVLES
- a CDS encoding diguanylate cyclase → MTGPSPEPNELYLSEQRFQAIYDSVNDGILIQDLESGATLDVNRRFGEFLGLSQQRLLGMELADTGLGIWPYTREVAIDWAMKAIEGEPQTFDWLCPHPSGQLVWLELNMRRTNIGGVDRLLVTAGNITARKRLEMEATARLKRAEAQNAVSLALAGVGPDYGTALKLIAQHMSSSVGDLCILDLVGEDGLLHTEVVSQPYIGGDAYLPLLRNLAPTATGVLGPGALLGAGQVAGTGQSLRLERATPEGIREHLPPAYHPYLDHFRVHSLLVAPMRTEGSTIGTITLAKGGSSRAYSMEDEATLQSLADRAALTITNARLYARNLEQAEALRRANQELERRVEERTAELEDANARLQEMAMQDGLTGLANRRRFDAVLESEVRRARRTGGWVALLLGDVDFFKKYNDHYGHMAGDECLKAVAKVMREVFRRADDLPARYGGEEFAVIISGSTPEQAAFSAQMFRKAVESLRIPHADSSVAEVVTISVGYAVAQVSAESSPAWFISRADEGLYISKANGRNRVSLAD